The Shewanella sp. KX20019 genome window below encodes:
- the tatC gene encoding twin-arginine translocase subunit TatC, with translation MSQQQPLISHLLELRNKLLRAIGSVLLVFICLVYWANDIYHYMAIPLMQALPESSSMIATDVAAPFFAPFKLTLVLSFFIAIPYVLFQIWSFVAPGLYKHEKRLMMPLLASSTLLFYLGIAFAYYVVFPVVFGFFTSVAPDGVEVATDISSYLSFILKLFFAFGLAFEIPVAVVLLCWAGVTTPEELKKKRPYIVVGAFIVGMFLTPPDIISQTMLAVPMLILFEGGLIAARFYSKAADDEDEEDSSEETEQK, from the coding sequence ATGTCACAACAACAGCCATTAATAAGCCATTTGCTTGAACTGCGTAATAAGCTGCTTCGAGCCATTGGTAGTGTTCTCTTGGTGTTTATCTGTTTGGTCTATTGGGCCAATGATATCTACCATTATATGGCCATACCTTTGATGCAAGCACTGCCCGAATCGAGCAGCATGATTGCAACGGATGTCGCCGCACCTTTTTTTGCGCCTTTCAAACTGACATTAGTGCTGTCGTTTTTTATTGCCATCCCTTATGTTCTGTTTCAAATATGGTCATTTGTAGCCCCAGGGCTGTATAAGCATGAAAAACGCCTGATGATGCCCTTGCTTGCCAGTAGCACGCTGCTGTTCTACCTCGGTATTGCATTTGCTTATTACGTGGTATTCCCAGTGGTATTTGGCTTCTTCACTAGTGTGGCACCTGATGGTGTGGAAGTTGCGACGGATATCAGTAGCTATTTGAGCTTTATTCTCAAGCTATTTTTTGCTTTTGGTTTAGCGTTTGAAATACCAGTGGCTGTGGTTCTTTTATGCTGGGCGGGTGTTACCACACCTGAAGAGCTGAAAAAGAAACGTCCATATATCGTGGTTGGTGCCTTTATTGTAGGGATGTTCTTAACACCTCCGGACATTATTTCGCAGACCATGCTCGCGGTTCCAATGCTAATCTTGTTTGAAGGTGGGCTCATCGCAGCACGTTTCTACAGTAAAGCTGCTGATGACGAAGACGAAGAAGATAGCTCGGAAGAGACTGAACAGAAGTAG
- the hemB gene encoding porphobilinogen synthase: protein MNIITSAYPQRRMRRMRKHEFSRRLMSENQLSVNDLIYPMFVLEGNNRTEQVASMPGVERLSIDLLLKEAAELVELGIPLIALFPVTPSEKKTLMAEEAYNADALAQRAVRALKEAFPQLGVMTDVALDPFTTHGQDGIIDDTGYIMNDITTDILVKQALSHAEAGADIVAPSDMMDGRIGAIREALEAAGHVNTQIMAYSAKYSSSYYGPFRDAVGSAGNLKGGNKHSYQMDPANSDEALHEVALDIQEGADMVMVKPGMPYLDIVRRVKTELAVPTFAYQVSGEYAMHMAAIQNGWLAEKAIVMESLLCFKRAGADGVLTYFAKRAAQWLKEEK, encoded by the coding sequence GTGAATATTATAACTAGTGCCTACCCACAGCGTAGAATGCGTCGTATGCGTAAACATGAGTTTAGCCGCCGTCTCATGTCTGAAAACCAGCTCTCGGTAAATGACTTAATTTATCCGATGTTTGTGCTAGAAGGAAACAATCGCACTGAACAAGTAGCCTCAATGCCTGGTGTAGAACGCCTCTCTATTGATCTGCTGCTTAAAGAAGCGGCTGAATTAGTTGAGCTTGGGATCCCACTTATTGCACTATTTCCAGTGACGCCTTCAGAGAAGAAAACTCTGATGGCAGAGGAAGCCTATAATGCCGATGCGTTAGCTCAACGTGCCGTTCGCGCCTTAAAAGAAGCTTTCCCACAATTAGGTGTTATGACCGACGTCGCCCTTGACCCGTTTACCACTCATGGTCAAGACGGCATCATTGATGACACTGGCTATATCATGAATGACATCACCACCGACATTTTGGTGAAGCAGGCACTGTCTCATGCTGAAGCGGGAGCTGATATTGTTGCCCCATCAGATATGATGGACGGTCGTATCGGTGCCATTCGCGAAGCGCTTGAAGCAGCTGGTCATGTCAACACTCAGATCATGGCATATTCAGCTAAGTATTCATCGAGCTACTACGGACCTTTCCGTGATGCTGTCGGTTCCGCTGGTAACCTTAAAGGTGGCAATAAGCACAGCTACCAAATGGATCCTGCTAACAGTGATGAAGCACTGCATGAAGTTGCCCTTGATATTCAAGAAGGCGCCGACATGGTGATGGTCAAACCTGGTATGCCATACCTTGATATCGTCCGCCGCGTTAAGACCGAACTAGCAGTGCCCACTTTTGCCTACCAAGTGAGTGGTGAATATGCGATGCATATGGCCGCTATACAAAATGGCTGGCTGGCGGAAAAAGCAATCGTGATGGAGTCTCTACTTTGCTTTAAACGTGCCGGTGCAGATGGCGTGCTAACATACTTTGCCAAGCGCGCAGCCCAGTGGTTAAAAGAAGAGAAATAG
- a CDS encoding TatD family hydrolase produces the protein MPLFMDIAVNLIGSSLEKSMQRVVEEANNVGVSSMIVIGSQIEESELAIDLCRSFPEQLYSTAGVHPHHASEWTSQSSHQIRQLSLAQCVVAIGECGLDYNRDFSPRLKQRQAFAQQLELAIELKLPVLMHERDAHSDFLAILKEYRSALPAALLHCFTGNRESLEAYLELDLHLGITGWVCDERRGQELAELVPLIPDNRILIETDSPYLLPRSMRPKPKSSKNEPKYLPYIAEYIANIRGQTVDDFALKTYQNSRSFFGLPY, from the coding sequence ATGCCGCTATTTATGGATATTGCTGTCAATCTCATTGGCAGCAGCTTAGAGAAAAGTATGCAACGTGTTGTTGAGGAAGCCAACAATGTAGGCGTCTCCTCAATGATTGTGATTGGTAGTCAGATTGAGGAGAGCGAACTCGCAATTGACTTGTGTCGCTCATTTCCGGAGCAACTCTATAGCACAGCAGGAGTCCATCCGCACCACGCCAGTGAATGGACCTCTCAAAGCAGCCATCAAATTAGACAGCTAAGCTTAGCTCAATGTGTCGTTGCCATTGGCGAGTGTGGTTTGGACTATAATCGAGACTTCTCACCAAGACTTAAACAGAGACAAGCTTTTGCCCAGCAGCTTGAGCTGGCAATAGAGCTAAAGCTACCAGTATTAATGCATGAGCGAGATGCCCATAGTGATTTTCTAGCCATATTAAAAGAGTACCGCTCGGCATTACCTGCTGCCCTACTACACTGCTTTACCGGAAACCGTGAAAGCCTAGAGGCTTATTTAGAGCTAGACCTGCATTTAGGGATAACGGGCTGGGTTTGCGATGAACGTAGAGGCCAGGAGCTCGCAGAGTTGGTGCCACTTATTCCAGATAACCGTATTTTGATTGAGACTGACAGCCCTTACTTGCTGCCTCGAAGTATGCGACCAAAACCTAAGTCGAGTAAGAACGAGCCTAAGTACTTACCTTACATTGCTGAATATATTGCCAATATTCGTGGGCAAACAGTTGACGACTTTGCACTGAAAACCTATCAAAACAGCCGCTCATTTTTTGGTTTGCCTTACTAA
- the ubiB gene encoding ubiquinone biosynthesis regulatory protein kinase UbiB — protein sequence MTVKSISRAYQVIRTSLNYGLDDLLPSKVTPWYFKLLRGCLFWLRNQHKDKVGGERLKLAMQELGPVYIKFGQMLSTRRDLLSDEWAEELAMLQDRVPPFDSAIARASIELELNAPIEDYFDDFDDIPLASASISQVHTATLKSNGARVVLKVLRPDVEQKVHADIQLMSQAAGFLEYLLGSNNRLRPAEVVEDYRTTIEGELNLKLEALNAIKLRNNFLDSNSLYIPFMYEELCFTRLIVMERINGIPVSDKAALEAQGTNLKLLAERGVELFFTQVFRDNFFHADMHPGNIFVSREHPNDPFYIGLDCGIMGTLTDEDKRYLAENFLAFFNRDYRRIAQLYIESGWVSADTDIAAFEQAVKVVCEPMFNKPLDEISFGHVLLELFRTARRFDMVVQPQLVLLEKTLLYIEGLGRQLYPQLDLWKTAKPFLEGWMAEQVGPKAMAGKIKQQLPYWAEQLPELPELIYDNLKMGRNLAKTHNKLLDRYLKHQQKAHKSNYLLITSAILVICGTILLNQDATLWASYGSIGVGATLWLLGWRSRPKNLKL from the coding sequence ATGACAGTAAAAAGTATCAGCCGCGCTTATCAAGTCATCCGCACCTCATTGAATTACGGATTAGATGATTTACTCCCCTCAAAGGTAACGCCTTGGTACTTTAAGCTATTAAGAGGTTGTCTCTTCTGGCTCAGAAACCAACACAAAGACAAAGTCGGTGGCGAACGCTTAAAGCTGGCGATGCAAGAGCTTGGGCCTGTCTATATTAAGTTTGGCCAAATGCTCTCGACCCGCCGCGATCTGCTCAGCGACGAATGGGCCGAAGAGCTGGCGATGCTGCAAGACCGAGTGCCTCCGTTTGATTCTGCCATTGCTCGTGCCTCCATTGAATTAGAACTTAATGCCCCCATTGAAGATTACTTCGATGACTTCGATGACATTCCACTGGCATCAGCCTCTATCTCGCAAGTGCATACTGCAACGCTAAAATCTAACGGTGCTAGAGTCGTATTGAAGGTACTACGCCCAGATGTAGAACAAAAAGTGCACGCCGACATTCAACTAATGTCACAAGCGGCAGGTTTTTTAGAATATCTACTAGGGAGCAACAATCGCCTTCGTCCAGCCGAAGTCGTCGAGGATTACCGCACCACCATCGAAGGTGAGCTCAACTTAAAACTTGAAGCCCTGAACGCCATAAAGTTACGCAATAACTTCTTGGATTCTAATTCACTTTATATCCCTTTTATGTATGAAGAGCTCTGCTTTACTCGACTGATAGTAATGGAACGCATTAACGGTATACCAGTATCAGATAAGGCTGCACTTGAAGCGCAAGGCACCAATTTAAAGCTGCTGGCTGAACGCGGTGTAGAGCTGTTTTTCACTCAGGTTTTTCGCGATAATTTTTTCCATGCAGATATGCATCCAGGCAACATTTTTGTCAGCCGCGAACATCCGAATGACCCATTCTATATTGGCTTAGACTGCGGCATCATGGGCACGCTTACCGATGAAGACAAACGCTATTTGGCTGAAAATTTCCTCGCCTTCTTCAATCGTGATTACCGCCGTATAGCTCAGCTTTATATTGAATCGGGTTGGGTTTCAGCCGATACAGATATCGCTGCATTTGAACAAGCTGTTAAAGTTGTTTGTGAGCCGATGTTTAATAAACCATTGGATGAAATTTCATTTGGTCACGTTTTACTTGAGCTATTTCGAACCGCACGTCGATTCGACATGGTGGTGCAACCACAATTGGTATTGCTGGAGAAGACCTTACTCTATATTGAAGGTTTAGGGCGTCAGCTATATCCACAACTGGATTTGTGGAAAACAGCAAAACCCTTCTTAGAAGGCTGGATGGCAGAGCAAGTTGGCCCAAAAGCCATGGCAGGTAAAATTAAACAACAGTTGCCTTATTGGGCTGAACAACTGCCCGAACTGCCTGAACTCATTTACGATAATCTAAAAATGGGGCGCAACCTAGCAAAGACGCACAACAAATTACTCGATCGGTATCTAAAACATCAGCAAAAAGCCCATAAAAGTAACTATCTTTTGATCACATCCGCTATTTTAGTGATCTGTGGCACTATTTTGTTAAATCAAGACGCTACACTATGGGCTTCTTACGGCAGTATCGGCGTAGGCGCCACATTGTGGCTGCTCGGATGGCGATCTAGGCCAAAGAACCTAAAACTTTAG
- the tatB gene encoding Sec-independent protein translocase protein TatB: protein MFDGIGFMELLLIGVLGLVVLGPERLPVAVRSISGWIRAMKKMANSVKDELEQELKIEQLHTDLKKAESQGLKNLAPELQDSIDQLKQAAQSVNRPYQVEDVPSATETPAKDSPTTETSSTESAKSDKPNG from the coding sequence ATGTTCGACGGTATCGGCTTTATGGAGTTGCTGTTGATTGGAGTTTTGGGGCTAGTGGTACTTGGCCCTGAAAGACTTCCTGTCGCCGTGCGCTCAATCTCAGGCTGGATCCGCGCCATGAAAAAGATGGCAAACTCAGTTAAAGACGAATTGGAGCAAGAGCTTAAAATTGAGCAGTTGCATACTGATTTGAAAAAAGCAGAAAGCCAAGGCTTAAAAAACCTTGCGCCTGAGTTACAGGATTCAATCGATCAACTAAAACAAGCAGCGCAATCTGTTAATCGTCCTTATCAAGTAGAAGATGTTCCTTCGGCGACAGAAACTCCAGCCAAAGACAGCCCTACTACTGAGACATCTTCGACAGAGAGTGCTAAGTCAGACAAACCTAACGGGTAG
- a CDS encoding sensor domain-containing diguanylate cyclase, protein MLLLNRFLFIAMMFISSAAYAENMLTIDSNTPTDLALKEWTYYTPATQTSDIIQVSQLASSNWNKLTADVVRGLSDKHFWIKFSVQSSGSVATKRILSITNPHLDLIELYHFNQQRLINKVIMGDSIPFSQRPIISNDFAYPFSCKNEDLHTFYLKISTTGSSSLPITLWTDDAYYQNAEQQSLLYGFQIGVLTAIGIFSLFIAITSHSFSYTYYAGYVLSLTLFVATLHGIAFRFIWPNWPIIQAFITPALLCLSMAFAFLFSEKVMQLKYHSQPMLRICRLGAAISIALLFLGLLLDYNLALKLDICAVMFASLLLMYIALVQGFRGHKLAKLFAIGWAGMMLGALISGMLYLGYIELQLQAKTPFTLGLSFEILFMAALLAIRYNDERLSKLQIQQEALIQAQRVKTTREDALRIEARSSEQLGQMVQERTLELEIALRELNEANQKLTEQSTIDSLTGVKNRNSFDKRILAEGRISRRQQTPMAVLMLDIDHFKSINDTHGHLAGDQALRVIAGELKRILKRPTDLVSRFGGEEFAIILPNTNQEGALQVAESIRKAIFELPIHWGEITIPLTVSIGVSVEIVSSEQHTTLLLGQADKALYRAKNEGRNRIMLYSPEQN, encoded by the coding sequence ATGCTGCTACTTAACCGTTTTTTATTCATCGCTATGATGTTTATTTCAAGCGCTGCCTACGCCGAAAATATGCTTACGATCGACAGCAATACTCCGACAGATTTGGCACTAAAGGAGTGGACTTATTACACACCAGCAACACAGACTAGCGACATAATTCAAGTCAGCCAGTTAGCATCCAGCAACTGGAATAAACTCACAGCAGATGTCGTTCGCGGTCTGAGTGACAAGCACTTTTGGATAAAATTTAGCGTACAAAGTAGCGGTTCAGTTGCCACAAAAAGAATACTGTCGATCACCAATCCACACCTAGACCTAATAGAGTTATACCACTTCAATCAACAGCGTTTAATAAATAAAGTGATTATGGGCGACAGTATCCCCTTCTCGCAAAGACCGATTATCAGTAATGACTTTGCCTACCCATTTAGCTGTAAAAATGAGGATTTACATACATTTTACTTAAAAATTAGCACCACAGGATCTTCGAGCCTCCCCATCACACTTTGGACCGATGACGCCTATTACCAAAATGCTGAGCAGCAATCACTGTTATATGGTTTTCAAATTGGTGTCTTAACAGCAATTGGTATTTTTAGTCTCTTTATTGCCATAACCTCACACTCATTTAGCTATACCTATTATGCAGGTTATGTGCTCTCTCTGACCCTTTTTGTCGCGACACTGCATGGTATCGCCTTTCGTTTCATTTGGCCTAACTGGCCTATTATTCAAGCGTTTATAACACCAGCTCTATTGTGTTTATCGATGGCATTTGCCTTTCTTTTTTCAGAAAAAGTGATGCAACTGAAATACCACAGCCAACCTATGCTACGGATCTGCCGACTCGGTGCTGCTATTTCAATCGCTCTGCTCTTTCTTGGATTACTGCTTGATTACAATCTAGCGCTAAAATTGGATATCTGCGCCGTCATGTTCGCCAGTCTACTACTGATGTATATCGCACTCGTTCAGGGGTTTCGTGGCCATAAACTGGCTAAGCTATTCGCCATAGGCTGGGCAGGAATGATGTTAGGAGCCTTAATTTCTGGCATGTTGTACTTGGGCTATATTGAACTTCAACTGCAGGCAAAGACCCCATTTACGCTTGGATTAAGTTTCGAAATCCTTTTTATGGCGGCGCTACTGGCTATACGCTATAACGATGAACGTCTGTCTAAACTACAGATCCAACAAGAAGCATTAATTCAAGCCCAAAGAGTGAAAACGACCCGAGAAGATGCACTACGAATAGAGGCCAGAAGTAGCGAACAACTTGGGCAGATGGTGCAAGAACGGACCTTAGAGTTAGAGATCGCGCTAAGAGAGCTCAATGAAGCGAATCAAAAACTGACAGAGCAATCTACCATTGATAGCCTTACCGGTGTAAAAAATAGAAATTCATTTGATAAGCGTATCCTCGCAGAGGGCCGCATTAGTCGCCGACAACAAACCCCGATGGCGGTGCTCATGCTAGATATAGACCACTTTAAATCGATTAATGACACCCATGGGCACCTCGCCGGAGACCAAGCTTTACGGGTCATTGCCGGCGAATTAAAGCGAATATTAAAGCGACCAACCGATCTAGTATCACGTTTTGGTGGTGAAGAGTTTGCTATTATATTACCGAATACAAATCAAGAAGGCGCCTTGCAAGTTGCTGAGTCAATAAGGAAAGCTATTTTTGAATTACCGATCCATTGGGGGGAGATTACCATCCCTCTTACGGTCAGTATTGGAGTGAGCGTTGAAATCGTCTCCTCTGAACAACATACAACCTTGTTATTAGGGCAAGCCGATAAAGCACTTTATCGCGCCAAAAACGAAGGGCGTAATCGCATCATGCTGTACAGCCCTGAGCAAAATTGA
- the tatA gene encoding Sec-independent protein translocase subunit TatA, giving the protein MGGISIWQLLIVALIVVLLFGTKKLRSLGGDLGGAVKGFKNAMSSEEEKKALEDSAAEKTAQGTETAEKKAESKDKEQA; this is encoded by the coding sequence ATGGGTGGCATTAGCATTTGGCAACTTCTTATTGTTGCATTGATTGTCGTATTATTGTTTGGAACAAAGAAATTACGCTCTTTAGGCGGCGATTTAGGCGGTGCAGTTAAAGGCTTCAAGAACGCCATGTCTTCTGAAGAAGAGAAGAAAGCGCTAGAAGACAGTGCAGCTGAAAAAACAGCTCAGGGCACTGAGACAGCCGAAAAAAAGGCTGAATCTAAGGACAAAGAACAGGCGTAA